ATTAGGGTGATCCTCTGGCCAACCAATGGCACTGATATCATAACCATCTAAGATTACAAATCTGTATTCTGGAATTGGAGAAAAATCAAAATAGGCACGTCCATCATGGCCAGGAATTCTCAACAGAGGAAGCAACTTGTCCCGAGGAAGATTGTAAAGGCAGTGATTGCCAATCATGTGATAAACAGGGCCATCGAACTTATCAAATTCATCAACAATTTTCTTCACAGCAATCATTGACTGGTCTTTGGGACAAAACCCATCAACAATGTCACCAAAATGAAGAACAAATTTTGGCTTTTCTTGATTCCATCTCTGAACTGCCCTCTGCAACACACAAATACTGTGCCGATAATACCTAGGAACACCAAGGAAGGAGCAGCCATCAGGAATATCAGCATATTGGACATCTGATATGATCCCAAAGGAGAGAAGTGGCTGCTTCCCCTGTGGACATAGAAGGCCATTTGCATATCCCATTGTGCACCACTCCTTATTTTGCAAGGTTAAGTTGTCAATTGTTTAGTCACACTCTGAAAGAGAAGCAATCAAAGCTGCGGTTGTTCTggatttctaatttatcaaagcAGTGAAGGTTTTCTGAACAGTAAAACAATCATAATATCAAACAGTATTACCAAAATAATTCTATTACGATGCCTAAGTTGAATCAGAAAGCAAAAGACAAAACTAGCATGCTtatgaaaataaaacaaaaaaacaaatctAAGTGAGAACTCAAATCAACTACTACTTTACTAGGTTGCTCCATTATTCAATACACACTAGATTCATAAAGACAGAAACTAGTATCCTTGATATTAGGCTGTTCTCCTCTGCTCCTCTGACATAGTCTACGTCTGACATCGCTCTTCTGAGCTCATTGGACAGATCTTCCAGAAATCTTTGCTGGGCTTATTTTTCACATTCAACCTTGATGGCACATGATGAGCTCCCCCCCCCATCTCCAACCCTCATCTATTTTTACCAGTTCAGCTACTCTATGGCAGTCAAAGCAGTCGCTCACTCAAAGACCAACTCAGTCCTCCAGACGAATTACAATTTATAGAATGAACATTTCAATCAGAATGAATTGTGAATTTTAATCTGTGATTGTGTTTTTGCATGCACTTGGTTTTTTTCGGGCACAAAATTTACAAACTGAGGCTAAATGACCTCGTACTGAAGGACATAATGTTAGCCAAAAAAGACTACGGGACTTCATCAAGGACACCAAAATCGCCCATCTAAtcacaaagaaaagaaagactctTGATTTCTGCTCAATTTCATTAAACTCGTCACTTCCTAACTATAATAACACAACAGAATTTAAGAACTGTCAAGCACACTGGATCTGTCATAGATGTTCTTGCAGGAAAGGCTATGCTAAGACGTGTGGTCGACGCCTGGAAGTACCTATTGATGGAAAGGGGCTCTAAGCAATCCCGAGCAAAAAGGCGTGTCGAAGTGAAAGCCCATGGGCTTACATTCGTGCACGAGCCTCTGCAAACAGGTTTAAAAGCGGTAGATAGCCTGGTTATTCTAGGTTGTGGTCAATAGGGGGTGGGGTTGGATTTTTTTTCAAGCTATTTCCGGTTGTAACCTCATTTAAACTATGATCACACATAGCCCTGATCCAAGGGCGGATTTAGGGGGTCGGAAGTGGGGTCACCCGAatccccttcgccgaaaaattacattgtatatatataaggcaaaatttaTTTTGTATCTCTATATATTAcattttgaatccccttgacatAGCCCAAAAGCATAGCTTAGTGATCAAGGAGGAGGTTCAAAACCTTTGTGAAGTCATTGGTTCCATTTCCACTAGCAACAgttctattttaatttttaactttttttcttttttgaatccCCTTAGTGAAAATCCTGTCTCCGCCACTACCCTGGTCTTTCCATTAAATCTATAGGCATGTACCAAAAAAATCATGGTTCAAAGATCCTTGCTCCATCTAGAAATTTGAACATGATTTACAACTAACGGAGAATTTCAGAAAGAGGCCATCGCCAGAAGCAGTAATCGGGATGAAAACCCTCAATGATAGGCACAGCCAATACAAATATATGATGGGAGGAAGTCAAACCTAGTTGTTTTGAAGTTAATGATTACTACTCCATCTATTTTAGTGCGAGCATATCTGCACTGCTATAGACTCTcctattattatatattttcttttgatCTTTGTGATATAGCAAACCCCACCCTCCGCCACTCCATACACAGGAGCCCAACAATGATTTTTTTCACATTGAGCACAGTACAGAAAAGGTTCTCAAAGAAAAGAGCATAGGTTTTATCATAtgaaaaccaaagaaaagaaatgTCACAATTatcagtaaaagaaaaaaaaaatgtgaTACAAAGTGCATTAAGAAAAGCTCCATCGAATAGACCCTAAAACAGTAAGGAGGAAGAATCTGGAAAACAAATACTCCATCatggtttgtttataatatgtaAAAGCTTAGCTTTAATTTGGAGCTCCCCATTTGAGAAAAACCAACATAACTTATGCCTTAATCACAATTTCAGGGATATAAGTTGCTTCTACTATGATTATCAGAAATATTTCTGTTCTCAATTAATGAGATTCAAATTGTTACATAAAGGGAATCacatcataaaaaaaataattatgagGAATTTAGAGGGAGCGAGGATACAAGAATACAGAAGCCTTATAAATATTCAGTACAAACTCCAATGGCTTCCACAGAGATTCAGGGGAAAGGGGTAAAACAACAAAGACAGAAGAAGCATTATCTATAATCGGCTCAAACatatacacatccgcataaatAGCTCAATGTCGACTCAGTGAAATGACAAAATTCGAAAGATCTGGGGTAGAAAGACAAATATTAACGTACCCAAATTGTCTCTTTTCGATTAAGTCTGCAGAAAGAAGGCTTGGGGAAGAAGAGAGAAATGGAGAATAGGCGTCGGTCGACCGACAAAGACAAGAGACCACACAGAGCTGGTAAGTACTAAGTAGAGAGAGAGCTCTTCACAATGTTTGATTGGTCAAAGATGATACCCCGAAATctggaaaaacaaagaaaaacaagcaATCATAATAAGCGCTGCCACGTGTAGAAAACTTCTTTTCCTGTATTTGTTTTTCCCATTCTTTCCCAATAATAATTAGTAGATCTCTGGGAATGTAGCCCGCCTTCACTCCAATTATTATATTTATACAGTTATAAAATTTTGTAAAATAGATACCAGAGTAGTATTCTATTggaaaaatgatattgtatagccgctgtaaaaataatagtcgaaataatatataaaaattatatatatatacattatgtatgttatatacaaaaattatataaattttatatatttttcgactatcagatgtaatagtttctGGCGCAGGCTAAAAGTAATAATACCTCTATTATATTAGGTTCGCCTTTTTTCTTGATGGTTTGGAATAATTAATCCCAGTATAAAATTTTGCATGAGTTTGATTGGATGCATAAGAAAAAGTAATTGCTATATAACTAATACAATATTTTTATtggaaatattaaataatacatttattttattatatgtaGAATCTATGTGTTATTTTATGTAGGATATAATGTGCAATAACAATAAATATATTAGCAATGGAAGAATTAAgctatttaaaaacaaaattacgcTTCTAAAGTCATATATAGCAGTCTTCTCATTATTACGTGATTAGTATGAGTATTGGTACTTTATATTCAAAATAAAGAAAGTTGGTTTGGATAATTTATAGACATAAGATAATAGGATAGTTATAATTTCGTGAAGTTAGTTATTAGACAACTGGGTTCCTATTTGATGATTAGGATTTGAGAGTTAATTCCCTAAAATGGTCACCCAATTTATATGATTATCTTACCAAAATTACTTTTCTTTAGTTTGGGACAATAAAATCACTCAACTAATATTTTTTGACTCAAAAAATAAAGCACCCATTTAACATGCCAtgtcatataaaaaatatatttttaatgataaattttatttatcacaaataattctTTTAATTTCCTAGCAAACATTGATCTAATTAATATGATATTTCTGTAATGTATTTTAAACTATTCTAAAAAGTATTACTGAGTAGATAGAATCTTATGACTTTCGAAACTTAAATTGGATATTCAGAGTAAAAATATTGATGATATATTTTTCCTTTATAATATAGTTATAAGAAATTTCTAAATTTACTGCTTTatgttaattttttaaaatatttttacttataAGTTTATGATAATAATACATTTGTGCAAATAATTATAATTgcatatttgaaaataatatatatCTGATAAGACtatcaaaatttcaaaatagTACATCATTTTAATGGGACTATCTAGTGAATTTTATCTTAATATATGTTGTTAAAtatatttagttttaaattctaaTTTGAAACTTTATCTTTCAATTATCAATTTAAATTTGTTAGTACATTTCTTATTAACTTTGTCCTAACTTTCATTAgttttgttctaattttgttGTATGTCATTTTCTTTGAAGCGCCACTTCTAACTACATTGCAAACTACCCGCTTCATAATATATAGTACTATATATAGAGAAagatttttttgttaaaaataataatttgttgTTTAAAATTAGATTCATTTTCTTATTGGGTGGGTTAAATGGGTATAAGAGACATGAATTAAATGAGTTTTagtattaaatatatatttttaaatatgagaTGGCACCAAATAagtgttttttttaatttctaaatTAAATAACACTAGTTAAGTGACTTTATTGTCTCAAGCCAAACAAGAATGACTTTGAAAGGATATTATCTTAAGTTTGGTACCATCCAAAGAATTAACTCTAACTTTTGTTCCATATAGCTGTTCACTTTTTGTCCATTGATCGCTATAGTGGCCTTATGAGCAAATTACTATTGACTTCAAACAATTGAGGGTAATGTTGGGATTACGAAAAGTTAAAAGGGATACAAATATAAAATGATTGGTCAACCAAAATAAATTTGACAATATTGCCAAACACTAAAAAAGAACAAAACTAAAAGAGCTTTAAAGCTTATTTAAGCATAACGAATACAAACACCTTCAATATTTTGTAGGGGAAACAAAAGTACAACCATTATTTTCCTCCATCTATTACAATCACACTTAAACcaggtaaaaataaaaagaaaggtaAGAAACGGAACAACCAAAGCATGTGCACAGCATAAAATTCCTGTATAATCCATGTCCTATGCAGAAAAAATGAGGCTGGCATAATGCTCCTCTAGGCCTTCCCTTGCCAAGTATGGTGAAGggaagtaaacttttatttgtcTCGAGTAAATACCACTGTCTGTCTAGCTTTCGTCTTGTTTAAGCAGAGCTTGATCGTCCATTATCACGAGGTTGAAGTATTTGATTGATTAGCTGCTCTGGTAATCTCTTTGTTGCCTGCACAAAGGGGGTTCAAAAAGAAAACACTCAAAAGTCGATATCTAACTGAATGTCCCTATCACATGCTCAGTGCAGTTTTTCAAATCATGACTTGGGCAACATTAGGATTGTCAAGTTACATGGATACACTCATTTTGCTAATACAGAAAATGAGGAAACAAACCTGAAAGTGTCTCATGTGCAGAACCGGCTCACAACCAACATCCGCAATTTGTTTTCCCTTGGGGGTTCGCAAACTGAATCGTCCTGCCTCATAAGCTGAAAGTTCGGCTTTGCCATGGGGCAAGCTCTGGCAAACTTTTAGCAACGAGCTAAGAGAGTTCATCTGACAGATAAAGGATGTAAGCAAATGAGAATCCATCTTTAGAAAAGTAATAGGTTCTATATGGTCCAGGAAGACATCCACTACAAAACTGCACTTATGAAGTTGAAGTGTAAAATGTAGCAGTAAGTTATTCTATGTCAACAATGCAACATTTGAAACAGCATAACATGTAGCAATAAGTCATTCTATGTCAACAATGCAACATGAACCAGAATAGAAGAGCTTGCCCCATCCATGAGTAAATATTTCATAGTAGCCTCATTAGACCGTACATCAAGGCACCTATTTGGAGCAACCATCTATAGAAAGATCGGAAACCATTATCATGCCAGGGCTACAGCTTATTCACTTAACTCCACAAAACACATGAAAAGGGTAACATGACCGCCCTGCATTTACATTCTAGCCAAAGTTATTTCATTTAAGTCCACATATGATTTGCATGGTAgctaaaaaataattgaaaaagaaACGTGAAGATTTTTTTTCGGTTCAAGCGTGGGGAGTGACAAATGAGAATGAAGTTCTGAAATCGGGAGAGTGGCACGAGGATTCCTAAGCCGCGCTAGACCTATCACTTCACAATGAAAAACAGGAGAATATGAAGGTATGCATTCAACCATTGAAAGAacatttcttgaccaatactctCTGCCTTCACAATCCCCTATGAACATTTTTTCCAAGCAGGTCGAATATGGCGCATCCGCCAATCCCCATAATGCACTCCCCTTACATACACAGGCAATAGGATACAAAGATTGTTGACAGAATTCTTCTCTAATATGCACTAAGAATATGAGTGATATGGAAGAAAACAAACAACACTTATGTTTAGTTTATTTTTGGCAAATACCAAACCGTAACAGCTAGGAACTGAGAGAATTAGTCagtacaaagaaaaaaagaagcagGCAATAGATGACAGACAAATAATGCTAACCTTCATATATGGACAGGAGGCACATCCACCATGTAGAGAACACCCCTCTCCACTTGCAACTCCAGGTATAATATTGACCTTATTTTGGTCCAGAGGCGAACCCGTAGATGTTCTTGTCACTGATTCTGACGAGACAGGAAAGACAATCTCAACACTTACTTTTGCTCCACCGGAAGAGGAGTCAGCAGAACCTAGTAATTTACCGACTGCTGCAACTATTGCCGTAATCATTCCTGATTCCGTTCCCAAAACAAACTGAAGATGTTCATCTACGTTTCTATTCAAGGACTCTTCTACCCTTTCTTTGATAAAGTCGAGTATGTTCGAGGTAGAACCTACTACTCCCATGCCCCTTTTCTTCGCTTCCATTGCCAGGGAAAACATTTCACCAGGAACTTCAAAGTGTGCAGTAAGGAATGCATCCCCATACATTTCATTTATCTTCTCCACAACTTCATGACCAAAGAGGTGATGAACAATACATGTCCCATCCTGGAGGGGAAAAGCAAAGGAGACAAaggttatttattaattaaaatgatGACGGGGGATAGCAGACCTGAACAATATCATACAGCAAATTGAAGCATTATTGATGGTTCTCAGATAAAGCTTTGAGGAGATCAGTCCTTTCCTCAAAGCTTCCGCTTGACCAATGCTTCAAATTAAATTACAGTAAAGAATGGCCATTAAGACCTCCTTCATTTCCATGAGTGTAAAAAACTCAGAATTACCTGAAAATAATGCAGTCGAGGAAGCAAAGATTTAATGGAGATTCTGTTGTGCAAAGGATGTATCGCAGAAATTTCTTCATCAGTCATCGTGGACATCTGGGTGAACAATTCCGCAATGTTTGAACCCATGTAGGTATCAGGACCATACAACACTTCCAAGTCAGGTACTTCAGCAAATGCCTGGATCGATATTAGATGCAGCTTCATTAGTTGAAGAAGATATACTGATATTTAATCATTGAAAAGACAAAAGATGAATTATGaagaacttgaaaaaaaaaaactaaatcaaTGGAAATAACCAACAAACCTGCAGAATAGTTTGCACAACATTAGAGGAAGTACATGTTATAGTCGGAACAAGCTCATGAGAATATGCTTTTGTCTCCAGTGAAGTATTTATGTACACAACATGCAGAGATGGAGAAGAAGTTGAAGCTGTTTTAAGATAATCCAAGTATGCTGGGCTGGCTGCAGCATCAGCCAAAGAACAACCAATGCGTTCGTCCGACATCCGATAAACTCCAACCTACAAAAAGAAGTATTAATACATGCAGAATATATTAGAGACGGCATACTTGCACCTGCCTGTCAAGTTATGTAAATAGATATAATCCATTAAACTATCAATATCCAAAAAGAGCATAGTCCCAAAATAACATGGCAAATCTCAAAGGCTTGGAAGCTTCATACATTGACTTGCTCTTGCTATTTTACCTATTTTGTTGCCACAGTGCACTTTAAACTAAGCTCATAAATGTTACTAAATTAAGACGTTCAGTTAAATGGAATGTTCAGCAGAGATCAAGCCTTAAAgatacaaataaaaaatataacaagCAACCAGTGTTTATTTTTGGTGTTCATTAACTTCTCCTTCTGTTAATTTCGTTCCGCCTGAGGGGGGAAGCATTCTACATCTACAGGTAGAGGGGGATATCAAGGGTATTTGAGTGGAAATAGATTTGAGTTGCCAAATTCACCTACAAATGCGCTTCAGATTCATTAACTTCACTGATCAGTAAGATGATATTCCTTGGTCCAAaacctaccccccccccccaaacacacacacacacagagaaagTGAACAGTTGTAGCTCCTGAATACTTTTTTCATAGTCTAGACCATTTACCCTTGAAGATAAACTCATGTGCACAATGAAATTGGTAATATACAGAAAAGATTTCATTTTCATAGCAGAAAACTGGACCTGTATAAAGCAGAAGATACCTATCAACCAAGTATACCTTAGGTTCAACAAAGATCAACAACATAGGGGATTATTTCACAGGAAAACAGCCAGATGGAAAATTTCCAAGTAGGAATCCAATTGAGCGGTAAACAGAGAACTTAACATGTGACAATTCATTGTGCATCTATCAGCGGAAGAAACTGTTCCCTGCTGCTCTTTTAATATTGTGTATATCATATGCAGAAAAACTTAGGGTTTTCTTTGTAAATTTTGCACATTGTCTAGCACGAGGAAATCAATTAGAATGGTACTCCCAACTGGTTGACCAAGCAAACACGGACTAACTTAGAAGTCAGGTCATCACTACAAAGCACTCATATAATAGAACACAAAAACGGGGGATGTGTCTACCTCTGGGAATCCAGCTAGATCAAGAATGGCTCGCACATTCTCTGACATGAAATCTACACCCAATACAGATATATATTCACATCCAGCTTTTGCCATACTGACAGCTTTATCAGCCATGACTAAAGAATCAGATATATGTATATGGGGCCAAAGCTTCTGCGCTGCAGTTAGAACACCTTGCACCTCAGGGTCCATGTAGAAATGAGCAACAACTCCTATTTTCTTCTCCTTTAGCAAATTGGCAAGTTTTTGGACCCTTGATTCATCAGGAAACAGGAACCTTGCCTGCAATTACAATAGAAACTAACTTAGGACTTTAAATGTCAGGAAGTTCAAGCCTCACTAATACTAAACGtgtatctttctttcctttttgccATAATGTGAATCTCTCTTTTCTCCTTGCCCTATAAACATAAATGAGCTATATTTTCAGATTGTGCCTAGAATATGTATGGATCCTAACTAAATTGAAGATAACAACAAACGGTAAACAGTAATCTAGGACACAAAACAAATGATGAACAAGCATTTCCTAAATGCCTAAAATGTTCAAGTAAAGAAGAAAGAGTACCTGGGCTTCAGCGTAGCTGCCTTGGGGTTGGATACCATCAGCTGTGATTACTAGAGATGGAAAGAGCTCGCCGCGCGGCCTGCCTTCACGCTCCGCAACTAAGGCCCTTGTCCTTTTCTGCATGCTGACCAACACATTATGCCACGTATTCGCCCTAGATGCCGATCCTTTCCCGTTCAACCCCGCAACATTCAAAGCATTCAAGTCCTCCGTTTTCAACGCCAGCACCTCATCGGGAGTAGCCCCGTCCAGCAGCGAAACCAAACACGCGCAAAACCCTTTAGTTATTTCCGAGTCACTGTCCGCCAAAAATTTCATCCTGTTCTCAGCCTCATCGAAACTCACGTTCAGCCATACCTGTGTAGTGCAACCCGGTACGCGATTCTCAGGGGTTTTGAAGGACGCGTCCATTGGAGGGAGGAGTGTGGAGTAGTGCAAGAGGCGTTTCACGCGGTCCATTGGTTCGACGAGGGACTGGAATTCAGAGATCAGGAGTTGGAGCTTGGCATCGGAAGGCGCGTGAGGCTGAGATTGTTGAGAAGGGAAGGAAGTCACAGCTGAACACGTAAAGGTTGAATTGTTTGAGGGTTTTTTGGAATCAGGGTTTGGTGGGAATGAAGCTTGTATGCATTTAACGAGGGGTCTAAAGGTAGAAGGCAGAGTAAAGACAGAGGGTGGTGCTCTAGGAATGAGTTTAGAACTAAAAAGGGGACATGGGGATTTCGAAAACAAGGAAGATTTCATGACTAAATTTGCGGCATCCATCACAGATTCTTGTGTGTAAGCAGGGGAGGAAGAAAAAAGTTTGGAAAGAAGACAGAGAaatgaaagtttttttttttttggggtgagGAAGAAATTAGAGACTGAGGGGTTAACGAGTTATCGAAGTGCGGAAAATGGCGGTAGGGAAGTTGGATTTGGATGTGCAGAAGAGAGAGGAGAGGACAAAGGGAACGGGAGGAGGAGGGCCTTGCAAATTAATGGTAGCAAATTGAAATTCCGACGATGGCCACCTATAATCACCCGCGAAAATGGTCagcacaaaaattatataaattattatattgACAATAAgtaatttgttttttaaaatctGCTTAAGTTTTGATGGTCAAAACCTCAATTGGAATTAAGCTTTGGTATTCCAAATAAATACTGAAACTATTGGACCTGACATTTGATTAAAAAGGAGCCCAACTCTGTTCACAGCCCAATTTCTCTTTAACTAATTTCAATCCAAATTAGACCCAGATTTCTTTCAAGTCTAATCTATGGTTAATCGAAAGAAACAGTAAACTATGATGAAACAATATTAAGCAAACGAACACAGAAAAAAACTCAAAGATCACAGTGAAGCATAATATGAACCAATATCGGAAAAGTAAAGAAGAGGAAATGGACCTTTAGTAGAAAAAAGCTCTTCAGTAATATTAGAAGCTCCAAAGAAACTTTAGAAAAGTGCTGGAATCGAAGACCTTTTCTGCTGCTATCTCTCAGCTCTTAGTGTCTATGCTTATGTGTTGTGTGATTATATATAATGTGCTTTGGGGAGCAAGAATGAAATTATGTTGTGGAATTCTGAGTTAGAGAGGTGTGTGCATCAATTGTTTAATGTAGAGAAAACGTGTGCTcccaacaaaatattttttgttagTGTCTTTGGAGTGCTAACAACCATGTGCAGCTG
This DNA window, taken from Nicotiana tabacum cultivar K326 chromosome 4, ASM71507v2, whole genome shotgun sequence, encodes the following:
- the LOC107817197 gene encoding manganese-dependent ADP-ribose/CDP-alcohol diphosphatase; this encodes MGYANGLLCPQGKQPLLSFGIISDVQYADIPDGCSFLGVPRYYRHSICVLQRAVQRWNQEKPKFVLHFGDIVDGFCPKDQSMIAVKKIVDEFDKFDGPVYHMIGNHCLYNLPRDKLLPLLRIPGHDGRAYFDFSPIPEYRFVILDGYDISAIGWPEDHPNTLKALKVLQERNPNSDKNSPNGLVGLERRFLKFNGGVGKEQLEWLDHVLQEATELNQNVVVCCHLPLDPGASSFAALLWNYDEVLDVIHRYSCVKVCLGGHAHKGGQSVDSHGVHHRVLEAALECPPGTDAFGHIDAFNDRLSLFGNDRMKSSEMVFGH
- the LOC107817199 gene encoding quinolinate synthase, chloroplastic — its product is MDAANLVMKSSLFSKSPCPLFSSKLIPRAPPSVFTLPSTFRPLVKCIQASFPPNPDSKKPSNNSTFTCSAVTSFPSQQSQPHAPSDAKLQLLISEFQSLVEPMDRVKRLLHYSTLLPPMDASFKTPENRVPGCTTQVWLNVSFDEAENRMKFLADSDSEITKGFCACLVSLLDGATPDEVLALKTEDLNALNVAGLNGKGSASRANTWHNVLVSMQKRTRALVAEREGRPRGELFPSLVITADGIQPQGSYAEAQARFLFPDESRVQKLANLLKEKKIGVVAHFYMDPEVQGVLTAAQKLWPHIHISDSLVMADKAVSMAKAGCEYISVLGVDFMSENVRAILDLAGFPEVGVYRMSDERIGCSLADAAASPAYLDYLKTASTSSPSLHVVYINTSLETKAYSHELVPTITCTSSNVVQTILQAFAEVPDLEVLYGPDTYMGSNIAELFTQMSTMTDEEISAIHPLHNRISIKSLLPRLHYFQDGTCIVHHLFGHEVVEKINEMYGDAFLTAHFEVPGEMFSLAMEAKKRGMGVVGSTSNILDFIKERVEESLNRNVDEHLQFVLGTESGMITAIVAAVGKLLGSADSSSGGAKVSVEIVFPVSSESVTRTSTGSPLDQNKVNIIPGVASGEGCSLHGGCASCPYMKMNSLSSLLKVCQSLPHGKAELSAYEAGRFSLRTPKGKQIADVGCEPVLHMRHFQATKRLPEQLINQILQPRDNGRSSSA